One Diospyros lotus cultivar Yz01 chromosome 1, ASM1463336v1, whole genome shotgun sequence genomic window carries:
- the LOC127809604 gene encoding increased DNA methylation 3-like isoform X1, giving the protein MDKSLTAETNSARKEKLEIMGTEACAAPEEFNPCVVLTGTAKEGSCGPTLGLMDIGVSPKAYLCRIALPGIRKDESKLAVDIQREGKVTVRGMSPSGRLLKDSSTVHVVRVQQLSPPGEFSISFNLPGPVDPRLVSPNFRLDGILELVIMKVMPTA; this is encoded by the exons ATGGACAAGTCACTGACTGCAGAAACGAATAGTGCAAG gaaagaaaaattggagatcATGGGGACAGAAGCGTGTGCAGCTCCTGAGGAATTCAATCCATGCGTTGTTTTGACGGGTACTGCCAAGGAAGGGAGTTGTGGACCTACTCTTGGTTTGATGGATATTGGTGTCAGTCCAAAAGCCTACCTTTGTCGGATTGCCCTGCCTGGGATTAGGAAAGATGAAA GTAAACTTGCAGTTGATATCCAGCGGGAGGGAAAGGTAACTGTAAGAGGAATGTCACCGTCTGGAAGACTCTTGAAAGATTCATCAACTGTGCATGTGGTGAGAGTGCAGCAGCTAAGCCCACCTGGAGAGTTTAGCATTTCCTTCAACTTGCCTGGACCTGTTGATCCCAGACTAGTTTCACCCAATTTCAGGTTGGACGGCATCCTTGAGCTCGTTATAATGAAGGTCATGCCTACAGCCTAA
- the LOC127809604 gene encoding increased DNA methylation 3-like isoform X2: MGTEACAAPEEFNPCVVLTGTAKEGSCGPTLGLMDIGVSPKAYLCRIALPGIRKDESKLAVDIQREGKVTVRGMSPSGRLLKDSSTVHVVRVQQLSPPGEFSISFNLPGPVDPRLVSPNFRLDGILELVIMKVMPTA, translated from the exons ATGGGGACAGAAGCGTGTGCAGCTCCTGAGGAATTCAATCCATGCGTTGTTTTGACGGGTACTGCCAAGGAAGGGAGTTGTGGACCTACTCTTGGTTTGATGGATATTGGTGTCAGTCCAAAAGCCTACCTTTGTCGGATTGCCCTGCCTGGGATTAGGAAAGATGAAA GTAAACTTGCAGTTGATATCCAGCGGGAGGGAAAGGTAACTGTAAGAGGAATGTCACCGTCTGGAAGACTCTTGAAAGATTCATCAACTGTGCATGTGGTGAGAGTGCAGCAGCTAAGCCCACCTGGAGAGTTTAGCATTTCCTTCAACTTGCCTGGACCTGTTGATCCCAGACTAGTTTCACCCAATTTCAGGTTGGACGGCATCCTTGAGCTCGTTATAATGAAGGTCATGCCTACAGCCTAA
- the LOC127809610 gene encoding uncharacterized protein LOC127809610, which yields MKFTYVLAGWEGSAHDGRLLRSAILRQGHKLTVPLGKYYLCDAGFPLVPGFLAPYRRTRYHPRDIEGQRPESSKELFNFCHSSLRNVVERTIGLLKRRFAYLRHQPYHDIETQAKIVLACCAVHNFLRNDDIEDVCREDVDTRDDEDNLTHVVDVSEDETPNAHISFKADAAWSNNRNTIVDLVWADYRPNHDAGVDFD from the exons atgaaatttaCATATGTGCTTGCCGGTTGGGAGGGATCGGCACATGACGGTCGATTGTTAAGGAGTGCAATATTACGACAAGGACATAAGCTGACAGTTCCTTTGG GTAAATATTATCTCTGTGATGCCGGCTTCCCATTGGTTCCGGGATTTCTTGCACCATATCGTAGGACTCGTTATCATCCTAGAGACATTGAGGGTCAACGCCCTGAAAGTAGTAAGGAGTTGTTCAATTTTTGCCATTCATCTCTACGTAATGTTGTTGAGAGGACAATTGGTTTGCTTAAGAGAAGATTTGCAtatttgaggcatcaaccctACCACGACATTGAAACACAAGCAAAGATAGTCCTAGCTTGTTGTGCCGTTCACAActtcttaaggaatgatgatataGAAGATGTTTGTCGTGAGGATGTAGATACTAGAGATGATGAGGATAACCTTACACATGTTGTCGATGTATCTGAAGACGAGACTCCAAATGCTCACATATCTTTCAAAGCTGATGCAGCATGGTCTAATAATAGGAATACAATTGTTGATTTAGTGTGGGCTGATTATCGTCCCAACCATGATGCAGGAGTTGATTtcgattaa